The nucleotide sequence GCTCCCAGAGCGATTCGTTGAGCAGATTCTCGGTGCTCTCCCGGAACCGGGCCCGCCAGTCCGACGACATCGAGGGCACCGTCCGCGCCCACAGATCCGCGAGCCCCGCCTCGACCGGGTTGGTGGGCTCGGGAGTCCCGGCGGCCGGATCCATCGGCATGAAGGCGGGCAGCCGGTCGAGATACGCCTTACCGGCCGCACGGTCCTGGGAGCGCTTGAACGTCTCCAGGAAGTGGTCGTCGAAGAAGAAGACCCACACATACCAGTCCGTGATCAGCGAGAGCTCCGCGCCGGAACAGTCGGGGTGGGTGTACGCGCACAGCAGGGCGTAGTCGTGGGCGTCGAGATCCTTCTGCTCCCAGATCCCCGAGCCCTCGAGCATTCCCATCGTGCGGGCCCACTGGGTGGAGTGCTCCCGTGCCTCCTGGAGATGGGGGTTCAGCCGGGCCGGGTACGGCATGTAGAACTCGGGGAGTTGAAAGGGCTGTGTCACTGCTGGGCCGGCACCTCTCCGTGCGACGGTGGCCCGTAGCCGTCCGGCTACGGACCGGGGTCGGCTACGGGCTACCCATGCCACTCTCGGCCTATCCGAAAGCCTCATTAGTCACACGAATGCGCTGCCGCGACCGGTACCCTGCACCGCTCACCGCGCCGCCCACCGCCCACCGCCCACCGCCCCGCGGCAAGGGCCGTAGGCCGGGTCACCACGGGCGCGGTGAGCGCGCCTGGCGGGGCACGTGAGCGCCCCTGCCGGGAGGCGGACGCCGCGCTTAGCGGGAGGCGGACGCGGTCGCCGTACGGGCCGATTCGGTACTGCCGGGCCGGTCGGCGACGGCTCCGCCGCCGGACCGCGCGGTCGGCCGGAAGGCCCATTCCATCCGCGGCTCCATCGCGAACCGGAACAACCGCTGGACGGGCGGTGTGCACAGGGCGGTCACCACGGCCACCGCCACCGCCGTCACCGCGACCTCCCCCAGCGGCCGGTGCAGCCATGGGTGGTCGTACCAGTCCCAGAAGCGGGAGCCCTTGGCCAGGAAGCCGTGCAGCAGATAGCCGTACAGCGTCCCCGCGCCGAGCGCCGTGAACCACATCCGGCGCCGGGGCACCCAGGCGAGGAAGCACACGGTGAGCACCATGGAGCAGCCGAAGAGGGCGAACGTCATCACCGGCCCGGCCCACCACGGCACGCCGAGCTCCTGCGCGCTGTCCCGGCGGTAGAGCCACGCGGGGTTCATCCGCGGCACGGCCCAGTAGGCGAAGATCACCGCGGCGGCGGCCACCGGCACGGACAGCCGTCTGACCTCGCGTCGCCGCATCATCCGGAAGTGCTCCGGCCGCAGATGCAGCCCCAGCACGAAGAAGGGCAGGAACTGCAGCACCCGCTGCAGATCGAGGTCGTCACCGATATTCGGTGAACAGGTGGCGAGCGCGGCGACGAGGAGAGCCAGCGTCACCGGCCACCGCGCGATCCGCCACAGCGGCGTGGTCAGCCGCCAGACGAAGAGCGCGATCAGGAACCAGGTCAGGTACCAGGGGTCGAGCAGGGTGATCGGATAGGACGGATCGTCGCCCGCCCACCGCTTGAAGAAGGTGTACGCGACCTCGAAGAGGAGGTACGGGACGGCGACACCCGTGATCAGGCGCTTGACCCGGTCCGGCCGGAAATCGAAACTCCGCGAGAAGTAGCCGGAGATGAGCACGAACGCCGGCATATGGAACGTGTAGACGGTCATATAGAGCGCGGACGCCGCTCTGCTGCCGCCCCGCAGGGGCTCCCACGCATGTCCCATCGCGACCAGCACGATCGCCAGGTACTTGGCGTTGTCGAAGAACGCGTCACGCTGTTTCGGCGCGGGGGACGAGGCCGGTACCGCCTCGGGGGGCGGGGTCGCCGGTGCCCGCCGCGCGGGCAGTAAGGACGAGACGTTCATCACATACTGCCTCCTGGGGAACCTGCGGGGAAAATCCCGCCTCTTTCCAGGTTTCGGCGGAGGGTTGCGGAGTGGAACATTCCACGCACCATAGCGGCGCCCGCCGCGCCTCGCCCGAAAAGGCTCAGCTCTCGCGTAGGACGGTTTACGCCCAGCCCAGCGCATCCTTCACCTCCTCGACTTGGGAACTTGTTTACCCCTCCGGGAAGTTCAGAGAGCGATGAAGAGGGCCGATCCGCCCGGCCTTGACCGACCCCGCCTGCTAACTTCTACACAACTGTAGATGCTAACGACCCTATGGAGTGTGAGTGGCCATGGCCCTGTGGGACCGCATCAAGGAATCCGCCCAGACGATGCAGACTCAGCTCGCCGAGAAGAAGAACGACTTGAAGAGCGGCGCGTTCCGCGACGCGAGCATGGCGATGTGTGCCCTGGTGGCGGCGGCGGACGGCTCGGTCGAGCCGTCCGAGCGGCAGCGTGTCGCCCAGCTGATCGCCACCAATGACGTGCTGCAGAACTTCCCGGCCGACGATCTGCAGCGGCGCTTCAACGACTACCTCAACAAGCTCACCGCCGACTTCGACTTCGGCAAGGTGAGCGTGATGCAGGAGGTCGCCAAGGCCAAGAAGAAGCCCGCCGAGGCGCGCGCCGTGATCCAGATCGGCATCGTCATCGGGGGCGCCGACGGCGACTTCGACAAGACCGAGCAGGCCATGGTCCGCGAGGCGTGCTACGCGCTGGACCTCCCGCCGGCCGAGTTCGACCTGTAAGGCGGCCCCGCACGCCATAAGCCGCACGCCATAAGCCGCACGTCGTCAGCGCCAAGCCGTAAGCCCCTGGGCATAAGCCGTAAGGCGCGCCCTACAGCGGCGTCGCGGCGTGCAGGACGAGGACCAGGGCGACCGCCGCGTTCGCCGACGACAGGGCGGACGCGGCCGTGCCCACCGCCGCGATCCACAGGGCCAGCCCCGCCGCCGTCCACGTCGGCGGCCAGTGCCGGGACGGCGGCACCGGCCCCAGCAGCGCCGCGACCCGCCGCGGCACCGGCCCCGGCGCGGCGGCGAACCCGGCGAGGGCCGGCCCGGGCGTGCCCTGGGAGACCAGGGCGGCCTTGCCGACCGCCCGCGCCGTGACCCGGCGGTCGCCGACCTCCCGGGCCGCCTCCTCGTCCGCCCAGCGCTCGGCGCAGTACTCCACCGCGGTCCGCAGCGGCCGCAGCAGCGGGTTGGCCCGCGCCGCGAGCTGTGCGGCCAGCAGATAGCGGTGGTGGCGGGCGGTCAGATGGGCACGCTCATGCGCGATCAGGGCCCGCCGCTCATGAGGGCTGAGGCTGTCCAGCATCCCGGTGGAGACCACGATCCGGCCCGGCTGCCCCGTCCGCCCGGACGTCCCGGGCAGCGCGTACGCGTACGCCTTGTCGTCCGGCAGCACCGCGACCGGTGACTCCGGCAGCCCGGCGAGCGCGAGCCGGGCGTCCCGGCGCACCCGTACATGGCGCAGACAGGTGGCCGTACCGGACACGGCCACCGCCACCAGCGCGCCGATCGCCGCCTTTCCGGCCACCGCGTCCCAGGGCACCGCCGCCCGTACTTCGGGGTCCGACCAGCTGTCCGGCAGCGGATTGCCCGGCAGTTGTGCCGTGCCGACGACCATGAGCAGCCCCAGGCACAGCGTGGAGCACACCGTAAGGACGGTGCCGACGAGCGTCAGCAGCCGGGTGGCGGTGCGCGGGTGGAGATGCTGTTCGGCGAGCCGGGCGATCGGCAGCGCCGTCAAGGGCAGAACCAGCGGGAGGAAGACGAAGACACCCATCGGTCAGTCCTCCGGCTCCTCCGCCACCTCGCTCAGCAGGTCGCGCAGCAGCCGCTCGTCGTCCTGGGTCAGCCCGGTCACAAAGCTGGCCAGGACCGCCTCACGGTCGTCCTGGCCGTCCAGCACCCGGCGCATCCGCAGCGCCGCGAGCCCCGCTTCGTCCGACGCCGCCCGCCAGACGAAGGAACGGCCCGCGCGTTCACGGGTCACGGCCTGCTTGGCGTGCAGCCGGGACAGGATCGTCATGACCGTGGTGTAGGCGAGCTCGCCCTCGATCCGCTCCTGCACCCATGCGGCGGTCACCGGCCCCGGCGCCCGGCGCAGCGCGGCGAGCACCTGCGCCTCCAGTTCGCCCTGGCCACGCCGACGGGGGCGGCGGGGCCAGCCGGGCCCGCCGGTCCGGTCGTGGTCCGTCACACCGTCTCCTTCCACACCGCACGCGCCCGGCACGTGGCGCTACATGGTAACGAGCGACGGGCCGCCGCCCCCTCTTCCCCCCGGGTCCGGTCGTGCGTTCGCCCCTTTGGCCGGGCTGTACGCGCGGGCCCGGGCCGCCTCACCGATGCTGAGCAGGGGGACGACCCCGACGAAGGAACTCACTCAGCCATGACGCAGACGCAAGGCTCACTCGCGCGGCAGATCACCGACTACGCCCATCGTGCCGACCCGTACCCGATCTACGCCGAGCTGCGCAAGACGCCCGTGGTGCACGACGAGGAGGGCCCGTACATCGTCTCCACCTACTGGGAGATCCACGGTCTGCTGCACGACCCCCGGCTCAGCTCCGAGGCGCGCAATCTGGATCCCGAGGCCGCCCCGGAGCTGGTCGAGGAGGACGACCCGGGGCTGCCGCCCAGCTTCCTGCGACTGGACCCGCCCGAGCACGACCGGCTGCGCCGGCTCGCGATGGCGCCCTTCGGCCCGCCGCACACCCCGCGCCGGCTCCACGCCATGCGCGGCGAACTCACCCGTATCGTCGGCGAGCTGATCGACGGCTTCGAGGGCCGGGACCGGATCGATCTCGTCGACCACTTCTCCTACCCCTTCCCGGTGACCGTGATCTGCCGGCTGCTCGGGGTGCCACGGGAGGACGAGCCGCGCTTCCACGCCTGGGCCGAGACCCTCGCCGTCAGTTTGGACCCCGACCCGGACGCGGACGCCGCCGAGCGGCGGCGGATCACCCGGCAGGCCCGTACGGAACTGGCGATGTACCTGTCCGAGCTGATGGAGGAGCGCCGCCGCGCACCCCGCGACGACATGCTCTCCGACCTGGTCAACGGGCAGGGCCCGGAGGGGCGGATGAGCCGTGTGGAGCTGCTGAGCACCGCGGCGCTGCTGCTGGTGGCGGGGCATGAGACCACCGTCAACCTCATCACCAACGGAATGCTGACCCTGCTGCGCAACCCCGATGTGCTCGCCCGGCTGCGCAAGGCTCCCCATCTGGTCGTCCCGCTGGTGGAGGAGCTGCTGCGGTTCGATCCGCCGGTGCAGATGCTTCCCCAGCGCACCCCGCTCTCGGAGATCGACATCGCGGGCGTGACCATCCCCAAGGGGGCGTCCGTCTGGCTGCTGCTGGCCTCGGGCAACCGCGATCCGCAGCGCTTCCTCGACCCCGACCGGTTCGATCCGCAGCGCAGGGACAACCAGCACCTCGGCTTCGGCAGCGGCATCCACAGCTGTTTCGGCGCCCCGCTGGCCCGGCTGGAGGCGCAGATCGCGCTGACCGAGCTGGCCCGGCGGCTGGATGCGCCCCGGCTGCTGGAGGACCCGCCGACCTACCGTCGCAACGCGGTGCTGCGCGGGCCCCGGCATCTGCCGATCGCCCTGGAGGGACTGCGGCCGAAGGCATCCCCGAACGGGTCCTCGAACCGGTCCTCGAACGGGTCCCGGTGACGGCGGGGCTCAGCAGCCCGGGACCGGCCGGGCTCAGGAGTCCTGGGAGTACGGAACCGATGGGGCCGACGGCGGCGTTCACCGCGAGCGGGACGCGGACGTACTCGTCCCGGCCGCGTCCGTCACGCCCCTGTCCGTCCCGGCCGCGTCCTTCTCGGCCCGGGCGGCGATGTTCCGGGCCATACCGCCGAAGACGAGGGCGTGGAAGGGCGCGACCGACCACCAGTAGAGGTGTCCGGCGAGGCCGCGTGGATGGAACAGCGCCCGCTGCCGGTACACCGCCCCGCCCCGCGCGTCCCGGTCGACCGTCATCTCCAGCCAGGCCAGGCCCGGCAGCCGCATCTCGGCCCGCAGTCGCAGCAGCCGGGGCGGCAGGACCTCCTCCACCCGCCAGAAGTCGAGGCTGTCCCCCACCCTGAGCCGCGCCGCGTCGCGGCGGCCCCGGCGCAGTCCGACGCCGCCCACCAGGGTGTCGATCCAGCCGCGCAGCGCCCAGGCGAGCGGCATCGAGTACCACCCGTTCTCCCCGCCGATCCCCTCC is from Streptomyces hygroscopicus and encodes:
- a CDS encoding tellurite resistance TerB, with the translated sequence MALWDRIKESAQTMQTQLAEKKNDLKSGAFRDASMAMCALVAAADGSVEPSERQRVAQLIATNDVLQNFPADDLQRRFNDYLNKLTADFDFGKVSVMQEVAKAKKKPAEARAVIQIGIVIGGADGDFDKTEQAMVREACYALDLPPAEFDL
- a CDS encoding membrane protein, producing MNVSSLLPARRAPATPPPEAVPASSPAPKQRDAFFDNAKYLAIVLVAMGHAWEPLRGGSRAASALYMTVYTFHMPAFVLISGYFSRSFDFRPDRVKRLITGVAVPYLLFEVAYTFFKRWAGDDPSYPITLLDPWYLTWFLIALFVWRLTTPLWRIARWPVTLALLVAALATCSPNIGDDLDLQRVLQFLPFFVLGLHLRPEHFRMMRRREVRRLSVPVAAAAVIFAYWAVPRMNPAWLYRRDSAQELGVPWWAGPVMTFALFGCSMVLTVCFLAWVPRRRMWFTALGAGTLYGYLLHGFLAKGSRFWDWYDHPWLHRPLGEVAVTAVAVAVVTALCTPPVQRLFRFAMEPRMEWAFRPTARSGGGAVADRPGSTESARTATASASR
- a CDS encoding CopY family transcriptional regulator, with product MTDHDRTGGPGWPRRPRRRGQGELEAQVLAALRRAPGPVTAAWVQERIEGELAYTTVMTILSRLHAKQAVTRERAGRSFVWRAASDEAGLAALRMRRVLDGQDDREAVLASFVTGLTQDDERLLRDLLSEVAEEPED
- a CDS encoding cytochrome P450 encodes the protein MTQTQGSLARQITDYAHRADPYPIYAELRKTPVVHDEEGPYIVSTYWEIHGLLHDPRLSSEARNLDPEAAPELVEEDDPGLPPSFLRLDPPEHDRLRRLAMAPFGPPHTPRRLHAMRGELTRIVGELIDGFEGRDRIDLVDHFSYPFPVTVICRLLGVPREDEPRFHAWAETLAVSLDPDPDADAAERRRITRQARTELAMYLSELMEERRRAPRDDMLSDLVNGQGPEGRMSRVELLSTAALLLVAGHETTVNLITNGMLTLLRNPDVLARLRKAPHLVVPLVEELLRFDPPVQMLPQRTPLSEIDIAGVTIPKGASVWLLLASGNRDPQRFLDPDRFDPQRRDNQHLGFGSGIHSCFGAPLARLEAQIALTELARRLDAPRLLEDPPTYRRNAVLRGPRHLPIALEGLRPKASPNGSSNRSSNGSR
- a CDS encoding membrane protein, with translation MGVFVFLPLVLPLTALPIARLAEQHLHPRTATRLLTLVGTVLTVCSTLCLGLLMVVGTAQLPGNPLPDSWSDPEVRAAVPWDAVAGKAAIGALVAVAVSGTATCLRHVRVRRDARLALAGLPESPVAVLPDDKAYAYALPGTSGRTGQPGRIVVSTGMLDSLSPHERRALIAHERAHLTARHHRYLLAAQLAARANPLLRPLRTAVEYCAERWADEEAAREVGDRRVTARAVGKAALVSQGTPGPALAGFAAAPGPVPRRVAALLGPVPPSRHWPPTWTAAGLALWIAAVGTAASALSSANAAVALVLVLHAATPL